The following proteins are encoded in a genomic region of Brachypodium distachyon strain Bd21 chromosome 1, Brachypodium_distachyon_v3.0, whole genome shotgun sequence:
- the LOC100836533 gene encoding phosphoenolpyruvate carboxylase 1 encodes MASSNSKSMERHHSIDAQLRLLAPGKVSEDDKLVEYDALLVDRFLDILQDLHGPHLREFVQDCYEVSAEYEGDRDAGRLEELGRRLTGLAPADAIVVASSFSHMLNLANLAEEVQIASRRRNKVSKRGDFADEASATTESDIEETLKRLVSGLGKSRQEVFDALKNQTVDLVFTAHPTQSIRRSLLQKHGRIRNCLTQLYAKDITADDKQELDEALQREIQAAFRTDEIRRTQPTPQDEMRAGMSYFHETIWKGVPKFLRRVDTALKNIGVDERLPYNAPLIQFSSWMGGDRDGNPRVTPEVTRDVCLLARMTAANLHFSQIEELMFELSMWRCNDELRVRAEELHRVSRKAEKHYIEFWKQVPPTEPYRVILGYVRDKLYYTRERSRHLLTSGFSDIPADSTFTNVEEFLEPLELCYRSLCASGDKTIADGSLLDFLRQVSTFGLSLVKLDIRQESERHTDALDAITTHLGIGSYRSWPEEKRQEWLLSELRGKRPLLGLRGDLPDTTDEVADVLGTFRVLAELPADCFGAYVISMATAPSDVLAVELLQRECHVAHPLRVVPLFEKLADLESAPAAVARLFSIDWYMERIGGKQEVMIGYSDSGKDAGRLSAAWQLYKAQEELVEVAKRHGVKLTMFHGRGGTVGRGGGPTHLAILSQPPETVHGSLRVTVQGEVIEHSFGEEHLCFRTLQRFTAATLEHGMHPPVSPKPEWRALMDEMAVVATEEYRSMVFKEPRFLEYFRSATPETEYGRMNIGSRPSKRKPGGGIETLRAIPWIFAWTQTRFHLPVWLGFGAAFKHAMRKDIRNIQALREMYNEWPFFRVTLDLLEMVFAKGDPGIAALYDELLVADDLKPLGEQLRSNYEDTKKLLIQVAGHKDVLEGDPYLKQRLRLRDPYITTLNVCQAYTLKRIRDPGFQVTTQPPLSKEFADENRPASASLVKLNAASEYAPGLEDTLILTMKGIAAGMQNTG; translated from the exons ATGGCTTCGTCCAACTCCAAGTCCATGGAGCGGCACCACTCCATCGACGCCCAGCTCCGACTCCTGGCACCCGGCAAGGTCTCTGAGGACGACAAGCTCGTCGAGTACGACGCCCTCCTCGTCGACCGTTTCCTCGACATCCTCCAGGACCTCCACGGCCCACACCTCCGCGAATTC GTGCAGGATTGCTACGAGGTgtcggcggagtacgagggcgaCCGGGACGCGGGGCGGCTGGAGGAGCTGGGGCGCAGGCTGACGGGGCTGGCGCCCGCGGACGCCATCGTGGTGGccagctccttctcccacaTGCTCAACCTGGCCAACCTCGCCGAGGAGGTGCAGATCGCCAGCCGCCGCAGGAACAAGGTCAGCAAGCGGGGGGACTTCGCGGACGAGGCGTCCGCCACCACCGAGTCCGACATCGAGGAGACGCTCAAGAGGCTCGTCTCCGGCCTCGGCAAGTCCCGCCAGGAGGTCTTCGACGCGCTCAAGAACCAGACCGTGGACCTCGTCTTCACCGCACACCCCACGCAGTCCATCCGGAGGTCGCTCCTCCAGAAGCACGGAAG GATTCGGAATTGCCTGACGCAGCTGTATGCCAAGGACATCACGGCTGACGACAAGCAGGAACTCGATGAGGCTCTTCAGAGGGAG ATTCAAGCTGCATTTCGAACTGATGAAATACGAAGAACGCAGCCCACTCCGCAGGATGAAATGCGTGCCGGGATGAGCTACTTCCATGAAACTATATGGAAAGGTGTACCAAAGTTCTTGCGCCGTGTGGATACAGCTCTGAAGAATATCGGAGTCGATGAGCGTCTTCCCTACAATGCTCCACTCATTCAGTTTTCGTCTTGGATGGGTGGTGACCGTGAtg GAAATCCCAGAGTTACACCAGAGGTGACAAGGGATGTATGCCTGTTGGCCAGAATGACGGCTGCTAACTTGCACTTCTCTCAGATAGAAGAGCTCATGTTTGAG CTCTCAATGTGGCGATGCAACGATGAACTTCGTGTCCGCGCTGAGGAACTACACCGTGTTTCGAGGAAAGCTGAAAAACATTACATAG AGTTCTGGAAGCAAGTTCCCCCGACTGAACCTTACCGTGTGATCCTTGGCTATGTACGTGACAAATTATACTACACGCGCGAACGTTCACGCCATCTGTTGACTAGCGGATTTTCCGACATCCCTGCAGACTCTACCTTCACCAACGTCGAAGAG TTCCTGGAGCCACTGGAGCTCTGCTACCGATCACTGTGCGCGTCCGGCGACAAGACGATCGCCGACGGGAGCCTTCTGGACTTCCTGCGGCAGGTGTCGACCTTCGGGCTGTCCCTGGTGAAGCTGGACATTCGGCAGGAGTCGGAGCGGCACACGGACGCCCTGGACGCGATCACCACGCACCTTGGCATCGGGTCGTACCGGTCGTGGCCCGAGGAGAAGCGGCAGGAGTGGCTGCTGTCGGAGCTGAGGGGCAAGCGCCCGCTCCTGGGCTTGCGCGGCGACCTCCCCGACACCACGGACGAGGTCGCGGACGTCCTGGGCACCTTCCGCGTCCTCGCGGAGCTCCCCGCGGACTGCTTCGGCGCCTACGTCATCTCCATGGCCACGGCCCCGTCCGACGTGCTGGCCGTGGAGCTCCTGCAGCGGgagtgccacgtggcgcaccCGCTGAGGGTGGTCCCGCTGTTCGAGAAGCTGGCCGACCTGGAGTCCGCCCCGGCCGCCGTGGCGCGGCTCTTCTCCATCGACTGGTACATGGAGCGGATCGGCGGCAAGCAGGAGGTCATGATCGGGTACTCGGACTCCGGCAAGGACGCCGGCCGGCTGTCGGCGGCGTGGCAGCTCTACAAGGCGCAGGAGGAGCTCGTGGAAGTGGCGAAGCGGCACGGCGTGAAGCTCACCATGTTCCACGGGAGAGGGGGGACTGTCGGAAGGGGCGGCGGGCCCACCCACCTGGCCATCCTGTCGCAGCCGCCGGAGACCGTTCACGGGTCGCTGAGGGTCACGGTGCAGGGAGAGGTCATCGAGCACTCCTTCGGGGAGGAGCACCTCTGCTTCAGGACTCTGCAGCGGTTCACGGCCGCCACGCTCGAGCACGGCATGCACCCGCCGGTCTCCCCCAAGCCCGAGTGGCGCGCTCTCATGGACGAGATGGCCGTCGTGGCCACCGAGGAGTACCGCTCCATGGTCTTCAAAGAGCCTCGATTCCTCGAGTACTTCAGATCG GCGACACCTGAGACTGAGTACGGTAGGATGAACATCGGGAGCCGGCCGTCAAAGAGGAAGCCTGGCGGGGGCATCGAGACGCTGCGCGCGATCCCGTGGATCTTCGCCTGGACCCAGACGCGGTTCCACCTCCCCGTGTGGCTGGGGTTCGGCGCCGCTTTCAAGCACGCGATGCGCAAGGACATCAGGAACATCCAGGCTCTCAGGGAGATGTACAACGAGTGGCCCTTCTTCAGGGTCACTCTCGACTTGCTCGAGATGGTTTTCGCCAAGGGAGACCCCGGCATCGCGGCCTTGTACGACGAATTGCTCGTCGCCGATGATCTCAAACCCCTCGGGGAGCAGCTGAGGAGCAACTATGAGGACACGAAGAAGCTCCTCATCCAG GTTGCTGGTCATAAGGATGTTCTGGAAGGAGACCCTTACCTGAAgcagcggctgcggctgcgtgACCCGTACATCACAACCCTCAACGTCTGTCAGGCCTACACACTGAAGCGGATCAGGGACCCAGGGTTCCAAGTGACGACGCAGCCGCCGCTGTCCAAGGAGTTTGCCGACGAGAACCGGCCAGCCTCAGCCTCACTGGTCAAGCTCAACGCGGCGAGCGAGTACGCACCGGGACTGGAGGACACGCTCATCCTCACCATGAAGGGCATCGCTGCCGGCATGCAGAACACGGGCTAG
- the LOC100829970 gene encoding arogenate dehydrogenase 2, chloroplastic — MASSLVHLSSPAGGRTAAAPPSLLSRFSPNFCAFATLRPGPTRPTAATPKHARARTCAEQEQKQEVAAPCRDAYEKPAVWNTTAADSAEAAPPLRVGIIGFGNFGQFIARGIQRQGHAVLATSRSDYSAYCSAQGIRYFRSLEALCEEQPNVLLVCSSILSTEAVVRAIPFHKLRSDTIVADVLSVKQFPRNLLLEILPPEFGIVCTHPMFGPESGKHGWSTLPFVYDKVRLADKGDQKANCGQFLSIFEGEGCRMVEMSCAEHDRHAAASQFITHTIGRVLAQLNLKSTPINTKGFEALLKLTENTVSDSFDLYYGLFMYNVNATEQIEKLERAFEKVKQMLYGRLHDILRKQIVERVPI; from the exons ATGGCTTCCTCCCTTGTCCACCTAAGCTCCCCCGCCGGtggccgcaccgccgccgcgccgcccagcTTGCTAAGCCGCTTCAGCCCCAACTTCTGCGCCTTCGCTACACTCCGCCCAGGCCCGACCAGAccgaccgccgccacccccaaGCACGCGAGAGCCAGGACCTGCGCCGAGCAGGAGCAAAAGCAGGAGGTCGCTGCCCCGTGCCGTGACGCCTACGAGAAGCCGGCCGTATGGAATACGACCGCGGCAGACtccgcggaggcggcgccgccgctacGCGTGGGGATCATCGGCTTCGGCAACTTCGGGCAGTTCATCGCCAGGGGCATCCAGCGCCAGGGCCATGCCGTGCTGGCCACTTCCAGATCTGACTACTCCGCCTACTGCTCCGCCCAAGGGATTCGCTACTTCAG GAGCTTGGAGGCGCTGTGCGAGGAGCAGCCCAACGTGCTGCTGGTGTGCAGCTCAATCCTCTCGACGGAGGCCGTCGTCCGGGCAATCCCCTTCCACAAGCTCCGCTCTGACACCATCGTAGCTGACGTGCTCTCCGTCAAGCAGTTTCCCCGTAACCTCCTCCTCGAG ATCCTGCCGCCGGAGTTTGGGATCGTCTGCACACACCCCATGTTTGGGCCGGAGAGTGGTAAGCATGGCTGGAGCACACTGCCCTTCGTCTATGACAAGGTTCGCCTTGCGGACAAAGGAGATCAGAAAGCCAATTGCGGCCAGTTCTTGAGCATCTTTGAGGGAGAG GGATGTCGGATGGTGGAGATGTCATGCGCAGAACATGATCGCCACGCTGCGGCAAGTCAATTCATCACACACACTATTGGGAG GGTTCTGGCGCAACTAAATCTCAAGTCCACGCCAATCAACACCAAAGGTTTTGAGGCCCTCCTGAAACTT ACAGAAAACACCGTGAGCGATAGTTTCGATCTATACTACGGGCTCTTCATGTACAATGTGAATGCCACAGAGCAG ATTGAGAAACTGGAAAGGGCATTTGAGAAGGTGAAGCAGATGCTGTATGGTAGACTCCATGACATACTAAGAAAGCAGATCGTAGAGAGGGTCCCCATTTAA